The Raphanus sativus cultivar WK10039 chromosome 2, ASM80110v3, whole genome shotgun sequence DNA segment ATTCACTGTTCGTAACATTGCAAATTTAGTACCTCCATATAAGGTAACACAATCTAGTGCACTGCTTACCGCCgccacatttttttttctttcacatttGATTTAATTGCATTTGCCTGTTGCAGTCTGGACCTACTGAGACAAAAGCTGCTCTCCAGTTCTCTGTGAATACTCTTGAAGTAagttatatatagatatatacacatccctttaaaaaaaacatgtgtaTCTGTCACATTTTTACATGTTGAATCATTATATAAGTATTTTGTATGTGTGATTGATGGATATATCAAACTTGTAGGTGGAGAACATCTTAGTTATTGGTCATAGCCGCTGTGGTGGAATTCAAGCTTTAATGGGCATGGAAGAAGTAGATTCCAGGTTTCTTTTGATCAGCtctactgaaaaaaaaaaacatttcttaatTGTTTGATCTTTGCCGTATTGCATTTTCGTGTTAGCAGAAGTTTCATACATAACTGGGTAATCGTGGGGAAAAAGGCAAAGGAAAGCACAAAAGCTGTTGCTTCAAACCTCCATTTTGATCATCAGTGTCAACATTGTGAAAAGGTGATGTCTTTTGGGTAAATCAGTAAAACTTATATGTAAGCTTCTGCTAACATCGATGAACTAATAATAAGGAATGTATAAATGAGTGCAGACGTCGATTAATCATTCATTAGAAAGACTGCTTGGTTATCCGTGGATAGAAGAGAAAGTGCTGAAGGGATCACTGTCCCTCCATGGTGGGTACTATGATTTTGTGAACTGTACATTTGAGAAATGGACCGTTGATTATGGAGGAAGCAGAGGCAAGAAAGAAAGCACTGGGATTGCTGTTAAAAACCGGTCTGTTTGGTGATGACTAATGACCATCTCCATAATTTTGTTGCAGTTGTTGTGTGTTGAAAAGATCATTTCGTAATGCTACTACGTCTCATAAAGGTTTAACTTTGGGAGATCCCTGCAGGCGGGGACTTGCGTTTGTTTTATCATTTATATGGCTTGTGAATTCATGTTTCTACGTTTTTGTCCATTGTAGTGGGATTAGAGGTATACAATCATACAATCAATATTCAATACAGTTTTATATAGTTGCATTTTATCATTTACTTATTATATAGTCACAAATACAGTCAATACTCATCACATCTTAGAGCCATCAATGCATATTCAGTTAGCttttgttgatgatataatcttCACACATGAAGAAAAGTATTGTTACAAATAGTTacaatattttgaattatataagCTTGGAGGAGACGGTTCAAGGGCTGACAGTTGGAGTAACCGGGAGAGAGGGCGGAGTGGAGATGGTTGGGACGGGGTTAAGTGTTCCAGGCGTTGCTGGAGGGAAAGAAGGGAAACCGGGTTTTGGAAACTGAGGGAATTTTGGAAAACCAAAACCGGGAAACTGAGGAAAACCGGGTGCTGGATTGCTTGGAAAACCGGGTTTAGGAAACTGAGGGAAAGGCATGGGGTTGTTTGGGAAACCTTGCCCTGGGAGTTGAGGAAAACCGGGTGTTGGGTTGCTTGGAAAACCAGGTTTTGGGAATTGAGGGAGTGGCATTGGGTTTGTGGGGAAACCGGGTCTTGGAAACTGAGGAAAACCGGGTTTGGGGAAATTGTGTCCAAAAAACTTCGGTTTTAACGTTTGTTTCTTGGTAAATTGTTTTATGGCGTGGCTTGAAGTGATCATGGAGGAGAACATGATAGCCATGAGAAGAGAAGTTATTAAGAATATTTTAGATGAAGCCATTGTGTAAGAAACAAAATTTCTTCAATTAAGTGATGCGtgtgttttgtttgattttttttcttttcctaatAGTCTTGGTTTATATAGGAGCAAACTCAAAAGAGATAACGAGTACAATGTCATTTCATTTGACTGCTGTTTTCTTTTATAGATATAACCTAATggttttatcattaaaaatagaaaattgttGTTAATATATTGTTACCATTTTGTTACTAGTTTGAATATATGTTACTTTTACTCTATGTTATTCTTGCTTGAGAGGATATAATAGGAGATGTCTTAATCTAGAATATCAAATGTCTTAGCTTGAAATGTCCTAACTTGAGATTTTTGTGATTcttacttaaatattttttaaatgcagGTTCTCTTGGAAGCTCCATTGTGAGAGAACCAAAGGATGTTGTCTACTTCATCTACATTTTTGCTTCAGTTTAGTGCATAGGTGTAGGTATCTTCAGCATGTACAATAACGAGTAGTTTTGCCAAGCAGTGTAGAAGTTGGATTTGGAGCTCAAAGCGAAGATGGGCCATGAATATTGGCCAGTTTCCGATGGTAATCTCATGGAGTTTGGAATTATCTTTTACTACATGTTTGTCGATGACTTTTTCTTTGATAATTTGAACTGATCAAATGATAGTTAATGTCTCACTGAATCAAACAAGCTGGTCGTGGAGTGGCATACACATGCATATCAACAAATCCATAAGATGTAGAATCGACTACGCATAATTTAATTGTATTATTTTCCATCAACATCGACTACATTCATCTAATGAATCATAATTGTGGTTGTGTTCCATGATCTCATGCTTCTTTCAGCTGTTAAACTTACCCAAAAAAACTATTAGTCTCTCTCCAAAATATGTTTCTTTGTATGTGATGATAACATTCTTGTAGTCATACTTGTTTGTCCGTATCAAGAAAATGACAAGAAAATGACAGGTTTCCACAACTGCATCATGTCATGTGACTTGGTGTCTCATTCCTGAGCAATTAGCTTTCCATTGGTATGCAAGCTAACCTACCCCTGCAAGTTTAAGCCATCATTTCGATAAAAACTCTAAACTAATGTTTTTATCCATTATAAACATGTTAGTGAGTTGTGCACCATTTGGTCACAAAATGTTAGATTATTTGAATAGGAAACATTTAATTCACACTCTTCCACTCTTTTACACAttctcttaaaaatatatatatatcacaggtcatataaatataaacacaatattatattatttattttattcacatTGCAATtcctttataaattttcttaaacaTTTTGATGTTGTTTTGTCATATTACATCTAAAACAACCGGAATAaaggagaagagagaaacaAGTCCAAATAGAGAAGGAGACAAATGGTTTGGCCCATTTCTTATTGTAAGCCCAAGAGAAGgtccaaaaattaattaaaagaacTCTCCTCTGTATATCCAAACCCTACATTCCGCGTACCGCAAAAAAAGTCGATCAGATCCAGTAGCTCTTCTCCCCTCCCCCGTGAAGCTGCAGCTATTTGATTCCTCCCTACGTCTGCAAGTAAGTAATAAttctcaaaattaataaaatatgagaattctatcattattaatttataaaaaagtttatggTATCTTGCCGGTTGATCACTTAGATTACtttgataaaaaattagttATACTTAGGTAAATATTTGAAAGCAGtaacaaataaattatacaaaatttagtataaaaatatttacaatttgttGAGGATACTGGTCGATGCAACACCATAATTTTTTTAGCATAATCTTTAAGaaaatctttaaatatttttaaaaaacattaattgaCTTTTCTGGTTAATTATACAGTTCATGTGTAAATATGTGTTGTATAGTTTACGAATAATATTTTACACATGGTTGTTGGTCAATGG contains these protein-coding regions:
- the LOC108839748 gene encoding beta carbonic anhydrase 5, chloroplastic, which produces MLFRCFVPCCPRFELPDFPFMAFSISNDPSSLLSLQTQRSIFGYKDKVKDFEKTQLRIPASFRRKAVNLQMMASGKIPGLTQEANDCTYEATIDTENNTDVFSDMKQRFRAFKKLKYMDNLEHFKKLADAQAPKFLVIACADSRVCPSAVLGFQPGEAFTVRNIANLVPPYKSGPTETKAALQFSVNTLEVENILVIGHSRCGGIQALMGMEEVDSRSFIHNWVIVGKKAKESTKAVASNLHFDHQCQHCEKTSINHSLERLLGYPWIEEKVLKGSLSLHGGYYDFVNCTFEKWTVDYGGSRGKKESTGIAVKNRSVW
- the LOC108839749 gene encoding uncharacterized protein LOC108839749 produces the protein MASSKIFLITSLLMAIMFSSMITSSHAIKQFTKKQTLKPKFFGHNFPKPGFPQFPRPGFPTNPMPLPQFPKPGFPSNPTPGFPQLPGQGFPNNPMPFPQFPKPGFPSNPAPGFPQFPGFGFPKFPQFPKPGFPSFPPATPGTLNPVPTISTPPSLPVTPTVSP